A section of the Enterobacter sp. C2 genome encodes:
- the narH gene encoding nitrate reductase subunit beta, which produces MKIRSQVGMVLNLDKCIGCHTCSVTCKNVWTSREGMEYAWFNNVESKPGVGFPDNWENQEKWKGGWIRKVNGKLQPRMGNRATLLGKIFANPHLPGIDDYYEPFDYDYQHLHTAPEGKHQPIARPRSKISGQRMDKIVSGPNWEEILGGEFEKRSQDQNFENMQKAMYGQFENTFMMYLPRLCEHCLNPACVATCPSGAIYKREEDGIVLIDQDKCRGWRMCVTGCPYKKIYFNWKSGKSEKCIFCYPRIEAGMPTVCSETCVGRIRYLGVLLYDADAIENAAATESEKDLYQRQLDVFLDPNDPAVIEQALKDGVPQSVIDAAQKSPVWKLAMDWKLALPLHPEYRTLPMVWYVPPLSPIQSAADAGELGSNGILPDVESLRIPVQYLANLLTAGDTQPVLLALKRMLAMRHYKRAETVDNVNDIRALEEVGLSEAQAQEMYRYLAIANYEDRFVIPTSHRELARDAFPERNGCGFSFGDGCHGSDTKFNLFNSRRIDAVDVTKKTEPRP; this is translated from the coding sequence ATGAAAATTCGTTCACAGGTAGGCATGGTGCTGAACCTTGACAAGTGCATCGGCTGTCATACCTGCTCGGTCACCTGTAAAAACGTCTGGACTAGCCGGGAAGGGATGGAGTACGCCTGGTTCAACAACGTTGAGAGCAAGCCTGGCGTAGGTTTCCCGGATAACTGGGAGAATCAGGAGAAGTGGAAGGGCGGCTGGATCCGCAAAGTGAACGGCAAGCTGCAGCCGCGCATGGGGAACCGTGCCACGCTGCTGGGTAAAATCTTCGCCAACCCACATCTGCCGGGCATCGATGACTATTACGAGCCGTTCGACTACGACTATCAGCATCTGCACACCGCGCCGGAGGGCAAGCATCAGCCCATCGCCCGTCCGCGGTCGAAAATCAGCGGTCAGCGGATGGATAAGATCGTCAGCGGTCCGAACTGGGAAGAGATCCTCGGCGGCGAATTTGAGAAGCGCAGCCAGGACCAGAACTTCGAAAACATGCAGAAGGCGATGTACGGGCAGTTTGAAAACACCTTCATGATGTATCTGCCGCGCCTGTGTGAGCACTGCCTGAACCCGGCCTGCGTCGCGACCTGCCCGAGCGGCGCGATCTACAAGCGTGAAGAGGATGGCATTGTGCTGATCGATCAGGACAAGTGCCGCGGCTGGCGGATGTGCGTTACCGGCTGCCCCTACAAAAAGATCTACTTCAACTGGAAGAGCGGCAAGTCCGAGAAGTGCATCTTCTGTTATCCGCGTATTGAGGCCGGGATGCCGACCGTCTGCTCCGAGACCTGCGTGGGGCGCATCCGCTACCTGGGCGTGCTGCTGTATGACGCGGACGCCATTGAAAATGCGGCGGCAACGGAGAGCGAGAAAGATCTCTACCAGCGTCAGCTGGACGTCTTCCTCGACCCGAACGATCCGGCGGTTATCGAGCAGGCGCTGAAGGACGGCGTGCCGCAGAGCGTGATTGACGCCGCGCAGAAGTCACCAGTCTGGAAACTGGCGATGGACTGGAAGCTGGCCCTACCGCTGCACCCGGAGTATCGCACTCTGCCGATGGTTTGGTACGTGCCGCCTCTGTCACCGATCCAGTCGGCGGCCGACGCGGGCGAGCTGGGCAGCAACGGCATCCTGCCGGACGTCGAGAGCCTGCGCATCCCGGTACAGTATCTCGCTAACTTGCTGACGGCGGGAGATACCCAGCCGGTGCTGCTGGCGCTGAAACGCATGCTGGCGATGCGTCACTACAAGCGTGCCGAGACCGTAGATAACGTTAACGATATTCGTGCTCTGGAAGAGGTGGGCTTAAGCGAAGCCCAGGCGCAGGAGATGTATCGTTACCTGGCGATTGCCAACTACGAAGACCGTTTCGTTATTCCTACCAGCCACCGCGAGCTGGCGCGGGATGCATTCCCGGAACGTAACGGCTGCGGCTTTAGCTTCGGTGACGGCTGCCACGGCAGCGACACCAAGTTCAACCTGTTTAACAGCCGCCGTATTGATGCCGTTGATGTGACCAAGAAAACGGAGCCGCGCCCATGA
- the galU gene encoding UTP--glucose-1-phosphate uridylyltransferase GalU: MAAVNSKVTKAVIPVAGLGTRMLPATKAIPKEMLPLVDKPLIQYVVNECIAAGITEIVLVTHSSKNSIENHFDTSFELEAMLEKRVKRQLLEEVQSICPPHVTIMQVRQGLAKGLGHAVLCAHPVVGDEPVAVILPDVILDEYESDLSQDNLAEMIKRFDETGCSQIMVEPVEDVTAYGVVDCKGADLKPGESVPMVGVVEKPKANVAPSNLAVVGRYVLSAEIWPLLAKTPPGAGDEIQLTDGIDMLIEKETVEAYHMKGKSHDCGNKLGYMQAFVEYGIRHNTLGEEFKSWLEDEMGLTK, encoded by the coding sequence ATGGCTGCCGTTAATTCAAAAGTAACAAAAGCAGTTATCCCGGTCGCAGGATTAGGTACCCGGATGCTGCCCGCCACGAAAGCTATCCCAAAAGAGATGCTGCCGCTGGTTGATAAACCCTTAATTCAATACGTCGTAAATGAATGTATTGCGGCGGGTATTACGGAAATCGTTTTAGTTACTCATTCATCTAAAAACTCCATCGAAAACCACTTCGACACCAGCTTTGAGCTGGAAGCCATGCTGGAAAAACGCGTTAAGCGCCAGCTGCTGGAAGAGGTACAGTCTATTTGCCCGCCGCACGTGACTATTATGCAGGTGCGTCAGGGTCTGGCTAAAGGTTTAGGCCACGCGGTACTGTGCGCGCATCCGGTTGTAGGTGATGAGCCCGTTGCCGTTATTCTGCCCGACGTTATTCTTGATGAATATGAGTCCGATCTCTCCCAGGATAACCTGGCTGAAATGATCAAACGCTTCGATGAAACCGGCTGCAGCCAGATTATGGTTGAGCCTGTAGAAGATGTGACCGCTTACGGCGTTGTAGACTGTAAAGGCGCGGATTTGAAGCCGGGTGAAAGTGTGCCCATGGTTGGCGTGGTTGAGAAGCCTAAGGCTAACGTTGCACCTTCTAACCTCGCAGTCGTGGGCCGTTACGTCCTAAGCGCTGAAATCTGGCCTCTGCTGGCGAAAACGCCTCCGGGAGCAGGGGATGAGATCCAGCTGACCGACGGTATCGATATGCTTATCGAGAAAGAGACCGTTGAAGCTTACCATATGAAAGGTAAGAGCCATGACTGCGGCAATAAGCTGGGCTATATGCAAGCTTTTGTCGAATACGGTATTCGTCATAACACGCTGGGCGAAGAATTTAAAAGCTGGCTGGAAGATGAGATGGGTCTTACAAAGTAA
- the narJ gene encoding nitrate reductase molybdenum cofactor assembly chaperone, whose translation MIELVVISRLLEYPDAALWQHQQELFDALAESEHLSLKDAHQLVIFIRDLMSQDLLDAQAAYSELFDRGRATSLLLFEHVHGESRDRGQAMVDLLAQYERQGLVIDRRELPDHLPLYLEYLAQLPVNDALEGLEDIAPILALLNARLQQRESRYASLFELLLRLAKTDVDRQKVGEKIAGEARDDTPQALDAVWEEEQVKFFADQGCGESEIASHQRRFAGAVAPQYLNISTGGQQ comes from the coding sequence ATGATTGAACTCGTCGTGATTTCCCGCCTGCTGGAGTATCCGGATGCTGCCCTGTGGCAGCATCAGCAGGAGCTGTTTGATGCCCTGGCGGAGAGCGAGCACCTGTCGCTTAAAGATGCCCATCAGCTGGTCATCTTCATTCGTGACCTGATGAGTCAGGATCTGCTTGATGCCCAGGCGGCCTACAGCGAGCTTTTCGATCGCGGTCGCGCGACCTCGCTGCTGCTGTTTGAGCATGTGCATGGTGAATCCCGCGATCGTGGTCAGGCGATGGTGGATCTGCTGGCGCAGTATGAGCGCCAGGGTCTGGTTATCGACCGCCGTGAGCTGCCGGATCATCTCCCGCTCTATCTGGAGTATCTGGCTCAGCTGCCGGTGAACGACGCACTGGAGGGCCTGGAGGATATCGCCCCGATTCTGGCCCTGCTTAACGCCCGTCTGCAACAGCGCGAGAGCCGCTATGCCAGCCTGTTTGAGCTGCTGCTGCGGCTAGCCAAAACCGACGTCGATCGTCAGAAAGTCGGCGAGAAAATTGCCGGTGAAGCCCGGGATGATACTCCCCAGGCGCTGGACGCCGTCTGGGAAGAGGAGCAGGTGAAGTTCTTTGCCGACCAGGGCTGCGGTGAGTCCGAGATCGCTTCCCATCAGCGCCGGTTTGCTGGCGCGGTGGCACCGCAATATTTGAATATCTCAACCGGAGGACAGCAATAA
- a CDS encoding YchJ family protein: MSNRCPCGSALEYSLCCQPYLSGKVIASNPGLLMRSRYTAFVEKCADYLIQTWHPSCEAATFRQEIEAGFAGTEWLGLTLFEESEGSHSGEGFVSFVARFRENGKTGAIIERSRFLKENGQWYYIDGTRPQFGRNDPCPCGSGKKFKKCCGQ, encoded by the coding sequence TTGTCAAACCGTTGTCCCTGCGGTAGCGCACTGGAGTATAGCCTATGTTGCCAGCCTTATCTGTCTGGAAAAGTGATTGCGTCCAATCCTGGCCTTTTGATGCGCTCGCGCTATACGGCGTTTGTGGAAAAGTGTGCTGACTATCTGATCCAAACCTGGCATCCCTCCTGTGAGGCTGCGACCTTCCGTCAGGAGATCGAAGCCGGCTTTGCCGGAACCGAGTGGTTGGGCCTGACGCTCTTTGAAGAGAGTGAAGGCAGCCATAGTGGTGAAGGGTTCGTCAGTTTTGTGGCTCGCTTTCGTGAGAACGGCAAAACGGGCGCAATTATCGAGCGCTCCAGGTTCTTAAAAGAAAATGGCCAATGGTATTATATTGATGGCACGCGACCCCAGTTTGGCCGTAACGATCCCTGCCCTTGTGGCTCGGGCAAAAAATTTAAAAAGTGCTGCGGGCAATAA
- the purU gene encoding formyltetrahydrofolate deformylase: MHSLQRKVLRTICPDQKGLIARITNICYKHELNIVQNNEFVDHRTGRFFMRTELEGIFNDATLLADLDSALPDGSVRELTPAGRRRIVILVTKEAHCLGDLLMKANYGGLDVEIAAVIGNHDTLRTLVERFDIPFELVSHEGLTREDHDEKMAQAIEAYDPDYVVLAKYMRVLTPTFVARFPNKIINIHHSFLPAFIGARPYHQAYERGVKIIGATAHYVNDNLDEGPIIMQDVIHVDHTYTAEDMMRAGRDVEKNVLSRALYEVLGQRVFVYGNRTIIL, from the coding sequence ATGCATTCACTACAACGAAAAGTTCTGCGTACTATCTGTCCCGATCAAAAGGGGCTGATCGCACGCATCACCAATATTTGCTACAAGCACGAACTGAACATTGTGCAGAACAATGAGTTTGTCGATCACCGTACCGGCCGCTTCTTTATGCGTACCGAGCTGGAGGGCATCTTTAACGATGCGACTCTGCTGGCCGATCTCGACAGCGCCCTGCCTGATGGTTCCGTGCGGGAGCTAACCCCAGCCGGACGTCGCCGCATCGTGATTCTGGTGACCAAAGAGGCCCACTGCCTGGGCGATCTGCTGATGAAGGCCAACTATGGCGGTCTCGACGTAGAGATTGCGGCCGTTATTGGCAACCATGATACGCTGCGCACGCTGGTAGAGCGTTTTGATATTCCCTTCGAGCTGGTAAGTCATGAAGGGCTGACTCGCGAAGATCACGACGAGAAGATGGCTCAGGCGATTGAAGCCTACGATCCGGACTATGTGGTGCTGGCGAAATATATGCGCGTGCTGACGCCCACCTTTGTTGCTCGCTTCCCGAATAAGATCATTAATATTCACCACTCATTCTTACCGGCGTTTATTGGTGCCCGTCCTTATCACCAGGCTTACGAGCGCGGCGTGAAGATTATCGGTGCGACTGCGCACTATGTGAATGATAATCTGGACGAGGGTCCGATTATTATGCAGGACGTTATTCACGTTGATCACACCTACACCGCCGAAGATATGATGCGCGCGGGTCGCGACGTTGAGAAGAACGTACTCAGCCGGGCGCTGTACGAAGTTCTGGGGCAGCGGGTATTTGTCTACGGCAACCGAACGATTATTCTGTAA
- a CDS encoding nitrate reductase subunit alpha, producing MSKFLDRFRYFKQKGETFADGHGQIHETNRDWEDGYRSRWSHDKIVRSTHGVNCTGSCSWKIYVKNGLVTWETQQTDYPRTRPDMPNHEPRGCPRGASYSWYLYSANRLKYPLMRKRLMKMWREAKVQHSDPVAAWASIIEDADKAKSFKQARGRGGFVRSSWQEVNELIAASNVYTVKTYGPDRVAGFSPIPAMSMVSYASGARYLSLIGGTCLSFYDWYCDLPPASPQTWGEQTDVPESADWYNSSYIIAWGSNVPQTRTPDAHFFTEVRYKGTKTVAVTPDYAEIAKLCDLWLAPKQGTDAAMAMAMGHVMLREFHLDKPSQYFTDYVRRYTDMPMLVMLEERDGYYAAGRMLRAADLVDALGQENNPEWKTVACNDSGELIAPNGSIGFRWGEKGKWNLEQRDGTSGADAELRLSLLGGHDDIAEVGFPYFGNEGSEHFNRVELQNILLHKLPVKRLQLADGSTALVTTVYDLTMANYGLDRSLGDVNAAASYDEVKAYTPAWAEKITGVPRAHIIRTAREFADNADKTHGRSMIIVGAGLNHWFHMDMNYRGLINMLVFCGCVGQSGGGWAHYVGQEKLRPQTGWQPLAFALDWQRPPRHMNGTSFFYNHSGQWRYETLTAQELLSPLADKSRYSGHLLDFNVRAERMGWLPSAPQLGTNPLRIAAEAEKAGMSAVDYTVKALKEGTIRFAAEQPENGKNHPRNLFIWRSNLLGSSGKGHEYMLKYLLGTENGIQGKDLGEQGGVKPEEVEWHDNGLDGKLDLVVTLDFRLSSTCLYSDIVLPTATWYEKDDMNTSDMHPFIHPLSAAVDPAWESKSDWEIYKGIAKKFSEVCIGHLGVETDVVTLPIQHDSAAELAQPLDVKDWKKGECDLIPGKTAPHIIPVERDYPATYERFTSIGPLLDKVGNGGKGIAWNTESEMDLLRKLNYTKAEGPAKGQPMLNTAIDAAEMILTLAPETNGHVAVKAWAALSEFTGRDHTHLATNKEEEKIRFRDIQAQPRKIISSPTWSGLEDEHVSYNAGYTNVHELIPWRTLSGRQQLYQDHPWMRDFGESLLVYRPPIDTRSVKAVMGEKSNGNPEKALNFITPHQKWGIHSTYSDNLLMLTLSRGGPIVWMSEVDAKELGIEDNDWIEAFNSNGALTARAVVSQRVPAGMTMMYHAQERIVNIPGSEITGQRGGIHNSVTRISPKPTHMIGGYAQLAYGFNYYGTVGSNRDEFVVVRKMKNINWLDGENNDQVQESAK from the coding sequence ATGAGTAAATTCCTGGACCGGTTTCGCTACTTCAAACAGAAGGGCGAAACCTTTGCCGATGGGCATGGCCAGATCCATGAAACAAACCGGGACTGGGAGGATGGATACCGCAGCCGCTGGTCGCACGATAAAATTGTGCGCTCTACCCATGGCGTAAACTGCACCGGCTCCTGCAGCTGGAAGATCTACGTCAAAAACGGGCTGGTTACCTGGGAGACCCAGCAGACCGACTACCCACGTACCCGTCCAGATATGCCTAACCATGAGCCGCGCGGCTGCCCGCGTGGGGCCAGCTACTCCTGGTATCTCTACAGCGCGAACCGTCTGAAATACCCTCTGATGCGCAAACGCCTGATGAAAATGTGGCGTGAAGCGAAAGTTCAGCACAGCGATCCGGTTGCGGCATGGGCTTCTATTATTGAAGACGCCGACAAGGCGAAGAGCTTTAAACAGGCACGCGGTCGCGGCGGCTTTGTTCGCTCCTCGTGGCAAGAGGTCAACGAGCTGATCGCTGCCTCTAACGTTTATACCGTGAAAACCTACGGCCCAGACCGCGTGGCGGGCTTCTCGCCGATCCCGGCGATGTCGATGGTTTCCTATGCCTCCGGCGCGCGCTACCTGTCACTGATCGGCGGCACCTGCCTGAGCTTCTACGATTGGTACTGTGACCTCCCGCCAGCCTCCCCGCAAACCTGGGGTGAGCAGACCGACGTGCCGGAATCCGCCGACTGGTACAACTCCAGCTACATTATCGCCTGGGGCTCTAACGTTCCGCAGACCCGTACCCCGGACGCCCACTTCTTTACTGAAGTCCGCTATAAAGGCACTAAAACCGTTGCTGTTACCCCGGACTATGCTGAGATCGCCAAGCTGTGCGACCTGTGGTTGGCGCCGAAGCAGGGCACCGACGCCGCAATGGCCATGGCAATGGGTCACGTCATGCTGCGTGAATTCCATCTCGACAAGCCGAGCCAGTACTTTACCGACTACGTGCGCCGCTATACCGATATGCCGATGCTGGTGATGCTCGAAGAGCGCGACGGCTACTATGCGGCAGGCCGCATGCTGCGCGCCGCCGATCTGGTGGACGCCCTCGGTCAGGAGAATAATCCTGAGTGGAAAACCGTGGCCTGCAATGACAGCGGCGAGCTGATTGCACCTAACGGCTCTATCGGTTTCCGCTGGGGCGAAAAAGGGAAGTGGAACCTTGAGCAGCGCGACGGTACCAGCGGGGCAGACGCCGAGCTGCGCCTGAGCCTGCTGGGCGGTCACGATGATATCGCCGAGGTGGGTTTCCCGTACTTTGGCAACGAAGGATCCGAACACTTCAACCGCGTAGAGCTGCAAAATATTCTTCTGCACAAGCTGCCAGTAAAACGCCTGCAGCTGGCGGATGGCAGCACCGCGCTGGTCACCACCGTTTACGATCTGACCATGGCTAACTACGGTCTCGACCGGAGTCTGGGCGATGTTAACGCTGCCGCCAGCTATGACGAAGTGAAAGCGTATACCCCGGCGTGGGCAGAAAAAATCACCGGCGTACCGCGGGCGCACATTATCCGTACCGCCCGTGAGTTTGCTGATAACGCCGATAAGACCCATGGCCGTTCGATGATCATCGTGGGTGCGGGTCTGAACCACTGGTTCCACATGGACATGAACTACCGGGGCCTGATCAACATGCTGGTGTTCTGCGGCTGCGTCGGTCAGAGCGGCGGCGGCTGGGCGCACTACGTGGGCCAGGAGAAACTGCGTCCGCAGACCGGCTGGCAGCCGCTGGCGTTTGCTCTCGACTGGCAGCGTCCGCCTCGCCATATGAACGGCACCTCCTTCTTCTATAACCACTCCGGCCAGTGGCGCTATGAAACGCTGACCGCGCAGGAGCTGCTCTCGCCGCTGGCGGATAAGTCCCGCTACAGCGGCCATCTGCTCGACTTTAACGTCCGCGCCGAGCGTATGGGCTGGCTGCCTTCCGCGCCGCAGCTGGGCACCAACCCGCTGCGCATCGCTGCGGAAGCTGAAAAAGCGGGCATGTCGGCGGTGGATTACACCGTTAAGGCGCTGAAAGAGGGCACTATCCGCTTTGCGGCCGAGCAGCCGGAGAATGGCAAAAACCATCCGCGCAACCTCTTCATCTGGCGCTCTAACCTGCTTGGCTCCTCCGGGAAAGGCCATGAGTATATGCTGAAGTACCTGCTGGGTACCGAGAACGGCATTCAGGGTAAAGATCTGGGCGAGCAGGGTGGCGTGAAGCCGGAAGAGGTCGAGTGGCATGATAACGGCCTCGACGGCAAGCTGGATCTGGTGGTCACCCTCGACTTCCGCCTGTCGAGCACCTGCCTCTACTCCGATATCGTCCTGCCGACGGCGACCTGGTATGAGAAAGACGACATGAATACCTCGGATATGCATCCGTTTATTCATCCGCTCTCTGCCGCCGTCGACCCCGCCTGGGAGTCGAAAAGCGACTGGGAGATCTATAAAGGCATTGCGAAGAAGTTCTCCGAGGTGTGTATCGGCCATCTGGGCGTCGAAACTGACGTGGTGACTCTGCCTATCCAGCACGACTCCGCCGCCGAGCTGGCGCAGCCGCTGGACGTCAAGGATTGGAAAAAGGGCGAGTGCGACCTGATCCCTGGCAAAACCGCACCGCATATCATTCCGGTTGAGCGCGACTATCCGGCGACCTATGAACGCTTTACCTCCATCGGTCCGCTGCTGGATAAAGTGGGCAACGGCGGCAAGGGCATCGCGTGGAATACCGAAAGCGAGATGGATCTGCTGCGCAAGCTGAACTACACCAAGGCGGAAGGCCCGGCGAAAGGCCAGCCTATGCTCAATACCGCCATCGATGCGGCGGAAATGATCCTGACCCTCGCCCCGGAGACCAACGGTCACGTGGCAGTTAAAGCCTGGGCGGCGCTGAGTGAGTTTACCGGCCGCGACCATACCCATCTGGCGACCAATAAAGAAGAGGAGAAGATCCGCTTCCGGGATATTCAGGCCCAGCCGCGCAAAATCATCTCCAGCCCGACCTGGTCCGGCCTTGAAGATGAGCATGTCTCCTACAACGCCGGCTATACCAACGTGCATGAGCTGATCCCGTGGCGCACGCTCTCCGGCCGTCAGCAGCTGTATCAGGATCACCCGTGGATGCGCGACTTTGGCGAGAGCCTGCTGGTCTATCGTCCACCGATTGACACCCGTTCGGTGAAAGCGGTGATGGGCGAAAAGTCCAACGGCAATCCAGAGAAGGCGCTGAACTTCATTACCCCGCACCAGAAGTGGGGGATCCACTCGACCTACAGCGACAACCTGCTGATGCTGACCCTGTCACGCGGCGGCCCGATCGTCTGGATGAGTGAGGTAGATGCCAAAGAGCTGGGCATAGAGGATAACGACTGGATCGAAGCCTTCAACAGCAACGGCGCGCTCACCGCCAGGGCGGTAGTGAGCCAGCGCGTGCCGGCTGGGATGACCATGATGTACCACGCCCAGGAGCGTATCGTGAACATTCCTGGCTCGGAGATCACCGGCCAGCGCGGCGGGATCCATAACTCGGTCACCCGTATCAGCCCGAAACCGACCCATATGATTGGCGGCTACGCCCAGCTGGCGTACGGCTTTAACTACTACGGCACGGTCGGTTCCAACCGCGATGAGTTTGTGGTGGTCCGTAAGATGAAGAACATTAACTGGTTAGATGGTGAAAACAACGACCAGGTACAGGAGAGCGCAAAATGA
- the narI gene encoding respiratory nitrate reductase subunit gamma produces MQFLNMFFYDIYPYIAGTVFLVGSWLRYDYGQYTWRAGSSQMLDRKGMNLASNLFHIGIIGIFAGHLVGMLTPHWMYESFLPIDVKQKLAMIAGGVFGIMTLLGGLLLLKRRLFSPRVRATTTTADILILTLLMVQCTLGLLTIPFSAQHMDGSEMMKLVGWAQSIVTFHGGASQHLDGVAFIFRVHLVLGMTLFLLFPFSRLVHIWSAPVEYMTRKYQVVRARR; encoded by the coding sequence ATGCAGTTCCTTAATATGTTCTTCTATGACATCTATCCCTATATTGCCGGCACGGTATTTCTCGTCGGCAGCTGGCTGCGCTATGACTACGGGCAGTACACCTGGCGAGCTGGCTCCAGCCAGATGCTGGATCGCAAAGGGATGAACCTGGCCTCAAACCTGTTCCACATCGGGATTATCGGGATCTTTGCCGGTCACCTGGTGGGGATGCTCACGCCGCACTGGATGTATGAATCCTTTCTGCCGATTGACGTCAAACAGAAGCTGGCCATGATCGCCGGGGGGGTATTCGGTATCATGACGCTGTTGGGCGGCCTGCTGCTGCTTAAGCGCCGCCTGTTCAGCCCGCGTGTGCGCGCCACTACCACCACGGCAGATATTTTGATCCTGACCCTGCTGATGGTGCAGTGCACGCTGGGCCTGCTGACGATCCCGTTCTCAGCTCAGCATATGGACGGGAGTGAAATGATGAAGCTGGTGGGCTGGGCGCAGTCAATTGTGACCTTCCACGGCGGTGCATCGCAGCATCTCGACGGTGTGGCGTTCATTTTCCGCGTGCACCTGGTGCTGGGGATGACGCTGTTCCTGCTCTTCCCGTTCTCGCGCCTGGTACATATCTGGAGCGCGCCGGTGGAGTACATGACGCGCAAATACCAGGTGGTACGCGCCCGTCGCTAA
- the rssB gene encoding two-component system response regulator RssB — protein sequence MTQPLAGKHMLIVEDEPVFRSLLDSWLLSLGASTTLAGDGVEALEMFARVKPDLMICDIAMPRMNGLKLVEHLRNEGDQTPILVISATENMADIAKALRLGVQDVLLKPVKDFARLRETVLACLYPNMFNSRVEEEERLFQDWDALVSDPHAAAKLLQELQPPVQQVMSQCRVNYRQLVAADQPGLVLDIAPLSDHDLAFYCLDVTRAGDNGVLAALLLRALFNGLLQEQLSQQRQRLPELGALLKQVNQLLRQANLPGQFPLLVGYYHSEHKNLILVSAGLNATLNTSEQQVQINSGVPLGTLGNAYLNQISQRCEDWQCQVWGMGGRLRLMLSAE from the coding sequence ATGACGCAGCCATTGGCCGGAAAACATATGTTAATCGTTGAAGACGAACCCGTTTTCCGCTCACTGCTGGACTCCTGGCTTTTGTCTCTTGGGGCATCCACCACCCTCGCGGGTGACGGAGTGGAAGCACTAGAGATGTTTGCCAGGGTCAAACCAGATCTGATGATCTGTGATATCGCAATGCCGCGGATGAATGGCCTTAAGTTGGTGGAGCATCTGCGCAACGAAGGCGATCAAACGCCGATCCTCGTGATTTCGGCAACCGAGAATATGGCTGACATTGCCAAGGCGCTTCGTCTCGGCGTGCAGGATGTGTTGCTCAAGCCGGTAAAAGATTTTGCTCGCCTGCGGGAAACCGTATTGGCCTGCCTCTATCCCAATATGTTTAATTCCCGGGTAGAGGAAGAGGAGCGGCTCTTTCAGGATTGGGATGCATTAGTCAGCGATCCGCATGCAGCCGCAAAGCTGCTGCAGGAATTACAGCCTCCCGTTCAGCAGGTCATGTCCCAGTGCCGGGTTAATTATCGTCAGCTTGTTGCTGCCGATCAGCCCGGCCTGGTATTAGATATTGCACCGCTCTCCGATCACGACCTCGCCTTTTATTGTCTGGATGTGACACGCGCTGGCGATAACGGTGTTTTAGCCGCACTGTTATTACGTGCACTCTTCAATGGCTTGCTGCAAGAGCAGCTCTCTCAGCAACGTCAACGCTTGCCTGAACTGGGTGCACTCTTAAAGCAGGTTAACCAATTACTGCGGCAGGCTAATTTACCCGGCCAGTTTCCTCTGCTGGTGGGTTATTACCACAGCGAACACAAAAATTTGATATTAGTCTCCGCTGGCCTCAACGCAACGCTGAATACCAGCGAGCAGCAGGTGCAGATTAACAGCGGCGTGCCGTTAGGCACGCTGGGTAATGCTTACCTAAATCAAATTAGCCAGCGCTGTGAAGACTGGCAGTGTCAGGTGTGGGGAATGGGCGGACGTTTGCGCTTAATGCTGTCTGCGGAATGA
- the hns gene encoding histone-like nucleoid-structuring protein H-NS, with protein sequence MSEALKILNNIRTLRAQARECTLETLEEMLEKLEVVVNERREEDNAAAAEIEERTRKLQQYREMLIADGIDPNELLNSMAAAKVGTKAKRAARPAKYSYVDENGETKTWTGQGRTPAVIKKAMDEQGKQLEDFLIKE encoded by the coding sequence ATGAGCGAAGCACTTAAAATTCTGAACAACATCCGTACTCTTCGTGCACAGGCAAGAGAATGCACTCTCGAAACGCTCGAAGAAATGCTGGAAAAATTAGAAGTTGTTGTTAACGAGCGTCGTGAAGAAGATAACGCTGCCGCAGCTGAAATTGAAGAGCGTACGCGTAAACTGCAGCAGTATCGTGAAATGCTGATTGCTGACGGTATTGACCCGAACGAACTGCTGAACAGCATGGCAGCGGCGAAAGTCGGTACTAAAGCTAAGCGTGCAGCACGCCCGGCGAAATATAGCTACGTTGACGAAAACGGCGAAACTAAAACCTGGACCGGCCAGGGCCGTACACCAGCAGTTATTAAGAAAGCCATGGACGAGCAAGGCAAACAGCTGGAAGACTTCCTGATCAAGGAATAA